The genomic interval GGCTCGAGCGGCCACGCCGAGGGTTGGGCGCTGTACGCCGAGCGTCTCATGGAGCAGCTCGGCTACCTCGACGACCCCGCCGACCGGCTGGGCATGCTCGACGGGCAGCGCATGCGCGCCGCGCGCGTCGTGCTCGACATCGGCGTGCACCTCGGCAAGCCGCGTCCCGACGGGCAGGGCATCTGGGACGCCGACTTCGCGCTGGAGTTCATGCGGCGCAACGTCAACATGTCGGACGAGTTCATCCAGTTCGAGGTCAACCGCTACCTCGGCTGGCCGGGACAGGCACCGTCGTACAAGGTCGGCCAGCGGATCTGGGAACAGATCCGCGACGAGACCGCCGAGCGCGAGGGCGATGCCTTCGACATCAAGCGCTTCCACATGCGGGCGCTGCGCCTCGGCGGTGTCGGGCTCGACACCCTGCGCATGGCGCTCGCGCAGGGCTGAGATCGCCCGTCGATGTCCACGACGGAGGCGGGAATGCCGGGGGATGGGACGGAGTTTGCATTCACATGCATGAAGTAGAACTCGGGCTCGACACCTTCGGCGACATCACGATCGGCGAGGACGGCGAACGTCTCAGCGACGCGCAGACCATCCGGGACATCGTCGATCAGGCGGTCGTGGCCGACGAAGTAGGGCTGTCGTTCTTCGGGGTCGGGGAACACCACCGGCACGAGTTCGCGGTGTCCAGCCCCGAGATCGTGCTGGCCGCAGCGGCGGCACGCACCGAGAGGATCCATCTCGGGACGGCTGTCACGGTGCTCTCCAGCGACGACCCCGTGCGCCTGTACGAGCGGTTCGCGACGCTCGACGCGATCTCGCGCGGGCGCGCCGAGGTCATCCTCGGGCGCGGGTCGTTCATCGAGTCGTTCCCGCTGTTCGGCTACGACCTGCGCGACTACGACGTGCTGTTCGAGGAGAAGCTCGACCTGTTCTCGCAGCTGCTGCGCGAGCAGCCGGTCACCTGGCAGGGCACGACCCGCGCGTCGCTGGATGCCGCCGACGTGTACCCGAAGACGGAGCACGGCATCACCGCGTGGGTCGGGGTCGGCGGATCACCCGAGTCTGTCGTGCGCACGGCCCGATACGGCTACGGCCTCATGCTGGCGATCATCGGCGGCTCGGCGGCGCGCTTCCGCCCGTACGTCGACCTGTACCACCGGTCGCTCGAGTCCTTCGGACACGAGCGGATGCCGGTGGGCGTGCACTCACCCGGACACATCGCCGACACCGACGCCCAGGCGTGGGACGAGCTGTACCCCGCGATGGAGGCGAACCGCAACGCGATCGGCGCGGAGCGGGGCTGGCCGCCGTACAGCCGCCTGCAGTTCCAGCAGGACGTCGGTCCCGAGGGCGCGATCTACGCCGGATCGCCCGAGACGGTGGCGCGGAAGATCGCGCAGACGGTGAAGACGCTCGGGGCCGAGCGGTTCGACCTGAAGTACGCCAACGGCACCCTCTCGCACGGCAGGATGCTGCGGTCGATCGAGCTGTACGGCACGCGGGTCGCGCCGATGGTGCGGGAGATGCTCGCGGCATCCTGAGTAGCATTCAGGCATGACGGATGCCGCCACCACCGCGCCGGACGCCTCGGTCGCCGCGCGCCTGGACGCCCTCCCGTTCACGCGTCGGCACCTGAAGGTGCTGACCGGATCGGGGCTCGGATGGGCGCTGGACGCGATGGACGTCGGGCTGGTCTCGTTCGTGCTGACGGCGCTCATCGCCCAGTGGTCGCTGACGGGGGAGCAGGCGTCGTGGATCGCGTCGGCGGGCTTCGTGGGGATGGCGGTCGGGGCGAGCCTCGGGGGCCTGCTGGCCGACCGGTTCGGACGCCGCTCGGTGTTCGCCCTCACCCTGCTCGTCTACGGCCTCGCCACCGGCGCCAGCGCCCTCGCCGGCGGCGTGGCGGCGCTCATCGCGCTGCGTGTCGTGGTCGGTCTCGGGCTCGGCGCGGAGCTGCCGGTGGCGAGCACCTATGTCAGCGAACTGGCGCCGGCGCGCATGCGCGGGCGGCTCATCGTGATCCTCGAGGCGTTCTGGGCGATCGGGTGGACCGCGGCGGCGCTCATCGGGTTCTTCGTGATCCCCGCCTCGGCCGACGGGTGGCGGTGGGCGTTCGCGCTGGGGGCGATCCCCGCCCTGTACGCCCTGATCGTGCGGTGGGGGCTGCCCGAGTCGCCGCGGTGGCTCGCGCAGCGGGGTCGTGACGCCGAAGCGTCCGAGGTCGTGGCCGGGTTCGAGTCCTCGCCGGCGCTGGGTGAGAGCCGTCGGCACCGCACAGCGCCGGCTGCTCCGGCCCTCCCGGCGGCGCCCGCACCGGCAGCGACGTCGGCGCGTCAGCGTCTCGCGAGGCTGTGGTCCGCCGAGCTCCGGGTGCGCACGGCCGCGCTGTGGACGGTGTGGTTCTGCGTCAACTTCGCGTACTACGGGGCCTTCATCTGGATCCCGACGATCCTGTTCGCCCAGGGATACGACCTCGTGAAGTCCTTCGGGTTCACGCTCATCATCACCCTCGCTCAACTGCCCGGCTACGCCGTCGCGGCGTGGCTCATCGAAGTGTGGGGACGCCGCGCGACGCTCTCGGTGTTCCTCGCCGGCTCGGCGATCGCCGCGGTCCTGTTCGGCACGGCGTCCGGCGAGGGCGCGATCATCGCGACGGGCATGGCCCTGTCGTTCTTCAATCTCGGCGCGTGGGGCGCGCTGTACGCCGTGACGCCCGAGACCTACCCGACGTCGCTGCGCGGCACGGGGGCGGGCTGGGCCGCCGGCGTCGGGCGTATCGCCTCGATCGTCGCCCCGCTGAGCGTCCCGCCGCTGCTGGCCGCGGGCGGTGCGCCGCTGCTGTTCGTGATCTTCGCCGCCTTCTTCGTGCTCGCCGCGGCCGCCGCGTGGGGTCTCGCCGAACACCGCGGTGCCGCCCTCGACGATCGCTGAGCCGTGTCGGGACGGTCGGGCCGTCGGGACGGTCGCGCCGTCGGTCATAGGCTGGGGGGATGGCATCCGTACGCTTCGTCGCGATCGGCGACTCGTTCACCGAGGGCGTCGGCGATGAGCTTCCCGACGGGGTCGTGCGGGGCTGGGCCGACCTCACCGCCGCCGGCTGGGCGGACTCACTGGGCGAGCCGATCCAGTACGCCAACCTCGCGATCCGGGGCAAGCTCGTATGGCCGATCGTCGAGCAGCAGCTCGAGCCGGCGCTGGCGCTGAAGCCGACCCACCTGTCGTTCAACGGCGGCGGCAACGACATGCTGCGCCCCCGGACGTCGATCTCGCACATCGCAGACGCGTTCAGCCAGGTGCTGCGCCGCTGCGAGGAGGAGGGTGTGCAGCTCATCCTGCTGTCGGGTGCGAACCCCTCGGCGCAGCTGCCGCTGAGCCGCGTGATCCAGCGGCGCGGCGACCTGATGTCCGCGGCCGTCGTGGCGCGGATGGGGGAGCGGGATGATGTCGTGCGCGCCCTCAACTGGCCCGACGTCGAGCTGTCCGACCCGTCGTACTGGTCGGAGGACCGCCTGCACATGAACGCGCGCGGTCACCATCGCGTCGCCGCACGCGTGCTCGAGGCGCTCGGGCAGCGGGTTCCGGAGGGGTGGTGGTCGCTGCCGGAACTGCCGGATGCCGTGCGCCTCGCCCGCGGCGAGTACTTCCGCGAGCACCTGGGGCCGTGGTTCCGTCGCCGCCTCACCGGCACCTCCTCGGGCGACGGCCGCGAGCCGAAGTTCGGCGGTCAGTGGATCGAGGTCTCCCCGCGCTGACCGCGCCGCACGGATCCAGGACCAGCACACCCGGCATCCGTCTGTCAAGGGTGTGGGCGGCATGGGCCGCGGTCCGCCAAGATGTCGGATGACCCTCAGACCCGACCCGGGAAGGAATCCCACTCATGAGCATCGGTGCTGGAATCGCCCTCATCGTTATCGGAGCGATCCTCGTGTTCGCGATCAACGTCGACACGAGTCAATTCGTCGATCTCGACATGATCGGCTACATCATGATGGCCGCGGGTGCGGTCGTGTTGCTACTGGGCCTGGTCTTCCTGTTCCGCCGCCGCTCCACCGAGCAGGTGACGCGGACGGTCGACCCCGCCGTGGGGGAGCGGGTCACCCGCACCGAGTCGCGCACCTCGGGCGACGGCACCGTCTGAGAGTCGGTCAGCGGTCGCGGCGAGGCGTCCGCGGCTGATCCATGCCGAGCAGCACCCGTGTCTTGCGGCGCTCGATCACGATGAAGGTCCAGCCGAGCACCCACAGCGGCACCATCGTGAGGAAGGCGATGCGGAACGCATCGAGGCGGTAGGTGTCGGGCGTGCCCGCGCCCTGCAGGTCCAGCGCGAGGCCGATCGCGAAGATCGCGATGAGGGCGGCGAGGAATCCGCCGACGTTGGTGATGCCCGTCGCCGTCGATAGGCGGTGCGCGGGGTTGTGGGTGCGCGCGTGGTCGAAGGCGATCATCGACGCCGGGCCGCCCATCGCGAGCCCGAACGCCAGCACGTACAGCAGCCACAGGGGGGCGGGTCCGGGCCAGGCGATGACGGCGATCCACACGACGAACTGCGTCGCGATCGCCGGCAGGACGAGCGCGCGTGAGCGCAGGTGCGGGATGCGGCGCGACAGGTCGCCCATGACGGGGCCGAGCACCATGCTGATCAGGACGTAGGTCGACAGCACCGCCGCGGCCTGCGTTTTGGCCAGGCCCTCACCCGCCGTGAGGAAGGGCATGCCCCACAGCAGCACGAAGGCCGTGCCGGCGAAGGGCGTCGTGAAGTGCGACCAGAAGGCGAGACGTGTGCCCGGATGGGCCCAGGCGGCGCGGATGCCGACGCCGGTGTCCATCGACGAACGCACGACGCGGATGGCACCGGTGTTCGTGTCGACGGTGACGTCAGCGCCGAGCTGGGGCGGGTGGTTGCGGATGAACACGAACACGAGGATGGCGAACAGCACGCACAGGCCCGCGATGCCGCCGAAGACGATCTCCCAGCTCGTGGCGTGCAGGAGGGCGGCCAGCGGAGCCAGGGCGAGCAGCTGGCCGGCCTGGCCGACGAGCCCCGTCAACTGGCTCATCAGCGGACCGCGCTGGGTGGGGAACCACGTGGCGATGAGGCGCAGCACGCCCGGGAACACGGCCGCGTCGCCGGCGCCGAGGAGCGTGCGCGCGAAGATGGCGACGCCGACACTGGGGGAGAAGGCGAGCGTGAGCTGGCCGAGCGCCATCAGCACCATGCCGATCGCCATGATCGGGCGGGCGCCGTAGCGGTCGAGGAGCAGGCCGACGGGGATCTGCATGCCGCCGTAGACCGCGAGCTGGACCACCGCGAACATCGACAGGGTCGCGGCATCCGCGCCGAACCGCTCCGCCGTGTCGACGCCGACCGCCGACAGCGAGCTGCGGTTGACGACGGCGAGCATGTACGCCGTGACCCCGACGCCCCAGATGAACCATGCCTGCCAGTTCGGTCCGGGGGAGGATCTGGTCAGGCGCACCCCTCCAAGGCTACCCGCGGTACGGATGCCGGGCCGCACCGGCGCTGTCAGGTCGACGCCGCGACGCGCATTACGTGTGGACGCGCCGCGCGCGCTGACAGCACCGCTCAGCGTGCTCGGCGGTCACCGAGTGCGCCCGTTGTCGCCGAGCGCGCCCCGTATCGACGCCGGAAGCAGACCCTTTCGGCGGGAACGAGCCCACTCGGCGTGAGGGGAGGCTCAGGGAGGGGGCTTTCCCACCTTGATGGTGAAGTCAGTTACTCGTTCTTCCAGAACTCTCTGACTTGTCCGCCTGGATTGGCGGTTTGGCGTCGTTAATGCAACTATTTGCGTATGAATGCAGATAACAAATGTGGGCTGTCGCCGGATAGTCAGTACGTTGAGCTCGCCGTCGAGGTGTTCTCGATGCTCGCGGATGCCACTCGCATTCGGATCATCCTCGCGTTGCGCGATGAGGAGCTGTCGGTCAACCATCTCGCGGACATCGTCGACAAGTCTCCGGCGGCCGTTTCGCAGCACCTCGCGAAGCTGCGCCTGGCTCGGATCGTGGCGACTCGGCAGGAGGGCACTCGGGTGTTCTATCGGCTCGCGAATGAGCACGCTCGTCAGCTGGTCGCCGACGCCATCTTCCAGGCCGAGCACGCGCTCGATCAGAACCCGGCGCACCATCGCGCTGCGATGCCGGCCGCTGCGCCGGTGAGGAGCATCACTGGTGCTTGAGGTTCTCCGGAGCCCGTCGTACGCGAAGCTCTTCTGCGCTCAGGTCGTCGCTCTCCTTGGCACGGGGCTACTGACGATTGCGCTCGGGTTGCTCGCGTTCGACATCGCCGGTGGTGACGCCGGCGTCGTTCTCGGCACAGCGCTCACGATCAAGATGCTGGCGTACGTCGGCGTCGCCCCGGTAGTCGCTGCGCTCACTGGTCACCTGCCGCGCAAGCACGTCCTCATCGCAGCTGATGTGCTTCGTGCTGCGGTCGCGATCAGTCTCCCGTTCGTTACCGAAGCGTGGCAGATCTTCATCCTCATCTTCGTCTTGCAGGCCGCGTCAGCGACGTTCACGCCCGCCTTCCAGGCGGTGATTCCGGAAGTGCTCCCTGACGAGGGGCAGTACACGCGGGCCTTGTCCCTGTCACGTCTCGCGTACGACCTCGAAGCGTTGGTGAGTCCGATGCTCGCTGCGGCGCTGCTGACGGTCATCACCTACAACAACCTTTTCGTCGGCACCTTCCTCGGCTTCATCGGGTCCGCGGCGCTCGTGATCGCGACCAAGTTCCCGAAGATCGCCCCTGCCGAACCGGCTCCCTTCTTCGAACGGCTGACCAGCGGGGTGCGCGTGTTCTGGCGGACGCCGGAGTTGCGGAGCCTGCTCGCGATGAACCTCGTCGTGGCGACCTCGACGGCGATGGTCATCGTGAACACCGTGGTGCTCGTGCAGGGGCTCCTCGGGCGGCCCCAGACCGATGTCGCGCTCCTCTTGGCCGCCTACGGCGCCGGGTCCATGGTCGTGGCGCTCGGGCTGCCGAAGGTGCTCGACCGGATCCGTGATCTCA from Microbacterium aurum carries:
- a CDS encoding LLM class flavin-dependent oxidoreductase, yielding MHEVELGLDTFGDITIGEDGERLSDAQTIRDIVDQAVVADEVGLSFFGVGEHHRHEFAVSSPEIVLAAAAARTERIHLGTAVTVLSSDDPVRLYERFATLDAISRGRAEVILGRGSFIESFPLFGYDLRDYDVLFEEKLDLFSQLLREQPVTWQGTTRASLDAADVYPKTEHGITAWVGVGGSPESVVRTARYGYGLMLAIIGGSAARFRPYVDLYHRSLESFGHERMPVGVHSPGHIADTDAQAWDELYPAMEANRNAIGAERGWPPYSRLQFQQDVGPEGAIYAGSPETVARKIAQTVKTLGAERFDLKYANGTLSHGRMLRSIELYGTRVAPMVREMLAAS
- a CDS encoding MFS transporter, which produces MTDAATTAPDASVAARLDALPFTRRHLKVLTGSGLGWALDAMDVGLVSFVLTALIAQWSLTGEQASWIASAGFVGMAVGASLGGLLADRFGRRSVFALTLLVYGLATGASALAGGVAALIALRVVVGLGLGAELPVASTYVSELAPARMRGRLIVILEAFWAIGWTAAALIGFFVIPASADGWRWAFALGAIPALYALIVRWGLPESPRWLAQRGRDAEASEVVAGFESSPALGESRRHRTAPAAPALPAAPAPAATSARQRLARLWSAELRVRTAALWTVWFCVNFAYYGAFIWIPTILFAQGYDLVKSFGFTLIITLAQLPGYAVAAWLIEVWGRRATLSVFLAGSAIAAVLFGTASGEGAIIATGMALSFFNLGAWGALYAVTPETYPTSLRGTGAGWAAGVGRIASIVAPLSVPPLLAAGGAPLLFVIFAAFFVLAAAAAWGLAEHRGAALDDR
- a CDS encoding SGNH/GDSL hydrolase family protein, with the translated sequence MASVRFVAIGDSFTEGVGDELPDGVVRGWADLTAAGWADSLGEPIQYANLAIRGKLVWPIVEQQLEPALALKPTHLSFNGGGNDMLRPRTSISHIADAFSQVLRRCEEEGVQLILLSGANPSAQLPLSRVIQRRGDLMSAAVVARMGERDDVVRALNWPDVELSDPSYWSEDRLHMNARGHHRVAARVLEALGQRVPEGWWSLPELPDAVRLARGEYFREHLGPWFRRRLTGTSSGDGREPKFGGQWIEVSPR
- a CDS encoding DUF6458 family protein; translation: MSIGAGIALIVIGAILVFAINVDTSQFVDLDMIGYIMMAAGAVVLLLGLVFLFRRRSTEQVTRTVDPAVGERVTRTESRTSGDGTV
- a CDS encoding MFS transporter, coding for MLAVVNRSSLSAVGVDTAERFGADAATLSMFAVVQLAVYGGMQIPVGLLLDRYGARPIMAIGMVLMALGQLTLAFSPSVGVAIFARTLLGAGDAAVFPGVLRLIATWFPTQRGPLMSQLTGLVGQAGQLLALAPLAALLHATSWEIVFGGIAGLCVLFAILVFVFIRNHPPQLGADVTVDTNTGAIRVVRSSMDTGVGIRAAWAHPGTRLAFWSHFTTPFAGTAFVLLWGMPFLTAGEGLAKTQAAAVLSTYVLISMVLGPVMGDLSRRIPHLRSRALVLPAIATQFVVWIAVIAWPGPAPLWLLYVLAFGLAMGGPASMIAFDHARTHNPAHRLSTATGITNVGGFLAALIAIFAIGLALDLQGAGTPDTYRLDAFRIAFLTMVPLWVLGWTFIVIERRKTRVLLGMDQPRTPRRDR
- a CDS encoding ArsR/SmtB family transcription factor; protein product: MNADNKCGLSPDSQYVELAVEVFSMLADATRIRIILALRDEELSVNHLADIVDKSPAAVSQHLAKLRLARIVATRQEGTRVFYRLANEHARQLVADAIFQAEHALDQNPAHHRAAMPAAAPVRSITGA
- a CDS encoding MFS transporter → MLEVLRSPSYAKLFCAQVVALLGTGLLTIALGLLAFDIAGGDAGVVLGTALTIKMLAYVGVAPVVAALTGHLPRKHVLIAADVLRAAVAISLPFVTEAWQIFILIFVLQAASATFTPAFQAVIPEVLPDEGQYTRALSLSRLAYDLEALVSPMLAAALLTVITYNNLFVGTFLGFIGSAALVIATKFPKIAPAEPAPFFERLTSGVRVFWRTPELRSLLAMNLVVATSTAMVIVNTVVLVQGLLGRPQTDVALLLAAYGAGSMVVALGLPKVLDRIRDLKVMLAGAIALPVGLVAAAIFIGMPASTGTWGALIATWFYLGAATSLLLTPSARLLRRASDVGTRPAVFAAQFSLSHACFIITYPLAGTLGALLGLPAVALVLAAIGTAAAALAWLGARRASSPAGSELAQSGA